The nucleotide sequence TCGGTCGGGCCATCGGTAATGTATTGTATCAAACGGTCACTTCCGATAAGGTAAGCCAGAAAGACATTGGCTATAATGAACGATATGATAAAAAAGATAAACCATTTGAGCGTGCGTTTCCTGATTTTTTCGGCATTCCAAGGTTGCCGGTCGAGTCGCATTTGCGCGCCTCTGTCCCCATCGATCCAATACTCGATCCTTCGGAAGACCATCTCCATGAAAATGGTCTGTGGGCACATCCATCCGCAAAAAATACGACCGAAGGCCACGGTAAAAAGTGCAATAAAGACCACCCCGATAATCATCGAAATAACAAAGAGATGAAAATCTTGGGGGTAGAATGGAAAGCCAAAGATGTTGAACCGTCTTTCGAGTACGTTGAACATCAAGAATTGGTTGCCATTTATCTTTATAAACGGAGAGGCAATCAAGAAGGTCAGAAGAACATAACTGACATATTTACGATATTGGTAAAATTTGCCACTGGGTTTTTTAGGAAAAACCCATGCGCGTTTACCATCTTCTTTAATGGTGCCTATTGAATCTCTGAAATTGTCTTGGTCTTGTGCCATTTTATGTTCGCTTTATCAGCTTTCGGGGCCTTGGTCCCGCAATATTCAGTTCACGGTTACCGAAGTGGAGTCGATGACCTGTTCGGTACTGTTTTCTTGTGCCGGTGCTGGCTGTTCAGTAGCGTTCGGGTCTACCCATAAATCACCTTCGGCGGGTTTTGGATTGGCCGGTGTTGTACCTTGAAAGCTTAGTACGTAGCTAGCCACCTGGGCAATTTCCGCTGGTTTTAAGGTTTGCTTCCAGGCAATCATACCTTTGCCATCACGACCACCTTCTGAAATGGTATGGAAAACGTTTTTGATGCCTCCACCCAAAATCCAATGTTGATCGGTAAGGTTCGGTCCGATACCTCCACCACCATCGGCCATATGACAGGCGATACAGTTGCTCTCAAAAATCGTCTGTCCGGCTTTAAGGTCGCCCGCATCGGTAAGTAGTTCTACCGTATTGGCATCCACAAGTCCCTTAGCGGTTTTTTTGTAGGCCTCGATCTCTAGTTGCGCGGCGGCCACCTCTTGTTCGTATTCTTGGTCTTGGTTATAGTCGTTGAACACGTGAAAGCGTGCCAAATAGACTACGGCAAAGACAATGGAGGCATAGAAAAGATATACCCACCACGGCGGAAGATTGTTATCTAGTTCGCGAATACCGTCGTAATTGTGGTCAAGGATGATTTCTTCCTCTTTTTCAATGGGTTTTGAACCAAGTAGTTTTTGGTAGACTTTTTGGCCCCATTCCCATTGGAACGATTTGCTCTTGGCGGCGATATAGCGCTCTTGGCCTTCTTTGGAAAGCGTTTGGAACATTACGTTTTCAATAGCCCTGGTAATTACCGCTATAACGATAAGCAAGAACAGGATGAATACGAGAAACACCTGTACCATCGGGTATTTTATAAAGGCCGGAATCTCTCCTGAATCAACAAAGAATTCCGTCAGGCCGAATATTAAAAAGAAAATCAGTGGTATTTTAATCCACCAAGTCGATGTATTTTTCATAATTCTAGGTTTTGTTGGTTATCTTCTTCCAAAGGCAATTCGCTCACTTCTTTTATGTACGATTTCGAGGCGGTGAAGACCCACCAGAACAACAATGTGAAAAACACAAAGAAGATAAGTAACGATATCATGGGGTAGGTTGCTACGCCATCGATACTTTCCATGTAACCTTTTACAAATTTGAGCATGATCTTTAGTTTTTGTTGTCAGATAATATTTCACCGGTTTCCTTGACCTTGATATCGGTTCCTAACCTTTGTAGGTAGGCGATTAAGGCTACGATTTCTCGGTCTCTCATTTCTATGAACTCTTCGCCGTTTTCTGCGGCATTGGCTTTATCGGCCTCATAGTTCTTTGCAAAATCGGGATCCGTATACAGGTTTTTCTCGATTTTTTCTGCCTGTGCATCCATAAGGGCATCGGCGTTTTCAATCTCCTCTTCGGTATAGGGAACCCCTAAGGTGACCATGGCTTTCATTTTTTTCTGTATATCACTGCGGTCGTGCTTGTTGCGCACTAGCCATGAATATGAGGGCATGATAGAGCCTGAAGAGGTACTTTGTGGGTCGTACATGTGGTTCAAGTGCCAGTTGTCGGAATATTTACCGCCAACCCTGAGCAAATCGGGACCGGTACGTTTACTTCCCCAAAGGAAGGGGTGGTCGTATACGAATTCACCTGCCTTTGCATATTCACCATAACGCTCTACCTCGCTTCTGAAGGGGCGTACCATTTGTGAGTGGCAACTTACACAGCCTTCACGGATATAGAGGTCACGGCCTTCCAATTCTAAAGGCGTATAGGGTTTTACACTGGTTATGGTAGGGATGTTCGATTTTACCAAAAGTGTAGGTACGATCTGGATAATACCTCCGATCAAAATGGCTACGGTGGCCAAAATGGTCAACTGAATAGGCTTGCGCTCCAACCAAGTATGGAAGGTTTCCCCAGCGGTTCTGTGTTTTGAAACGCGGGTCAAGGCAGCGGCTTCGGCCAATTCGTCTTCTATAGTGCTACCGGAGCGTATAGTTCTCACTACGTTATAGATCATTACACAGGCCCCGGTGATATATAGGGTGCCACCAATGGCGCGCATCCAGTACATCGGCATGATTTCGTGTACGGTCTCTAAGAAGTTACCGTAAACCAAGGTGCCATCTGGGTTGAAGTCTTTCCACATCAAGGCTTGGGTAAATCCGGCCACATACATAGGCAAGGTATATAGAATGATACCCAAGGTACCGATCCAGAAGTGGAAGTTTGCCAAACTGGTCGAGAACAATTTGTTCTTGGTCATTTTAGGTACCAACCAATAGATCATACCAAAGGTCAAGAAACCGTTCCAGGCCAAGGCCCCTACGTGTACGTGGGCAATGATCCAGTCACTAAAGTGTGCAATGGCATTTACGTTTTTAAGTGAAAGCATAGGGCCTTCAAAAGTGGCCATACCATAACCGGTAATCGCTACCACCATAAATTTTAAGACGGGATCGGTACGAACCTTGTCCCAGGCACCACGCAAGGTTAAGAGTCCGTTGATCATACCTCCCCAAGAAGGGGCCAAAAGCATGATGGAAAACGCAACCCCTAGGTTTTGTGCCCAATCGGGTAATGCGGAATACAATAAATGGTGAGGTCCGGCCCAGATGTAAATAAAGATCAAAGACCAAAAGTGGACTATAGACAATCTATACGAGTATACCGGTCTGTTCGCGGCTTTTGGAACGTAGTAGTACATAAGGCCCAAAAACGGTGTGGTCAAGAAGAAGGCTACCGCGTTATGTCCGTACCACCACTGCACCAAGGCATCTTGAACGCCCGCATAGACCGAATAACTTTTTAGGGCGCTTACGGGAAGTTCCAGGTTATTGAAAATATGCAGAACGGCTACGGTAACGAAAGTTGCCAGATAAAACCAAATGGCCACGTAAAGGTGACGTTGTCTCCTTTTAAGCATGGTACCGATAAGGTTGGCACCAAATGCGACCCATACCAAGGTAATGGCGATATCTATGGGCCATTCAAGTTCGGCGTATTCTTTGGTACTGGTGTATCCTAACGGCAAGGTAATGGCCGCCGATACGATAATGGCCTGCCAGCCCCAAAAATTGAACTTACTCAAGAAGTCACTGTACATACGGGCCTTGAGCAATCGTTGCGTTGAATAATAGACCCCCGCGAAAATAGCATTTCCTACAAATGCGAAAATCACCGCATTGGTGTGTAATGGGCGCAAACGGCCAAAACTTAACCATGATATTCCGTCGGTCAAGTTGGGAAACATGAACATGAAGGCTAGCAATAAGCCTACGGACATACCCACAATACCCCAGAACATGGTTGCATAGAGGAAATTTTTCACGATTTTGTTATCGTAATAAAACTGCTGTACTTCCATAATTATACCTGTTTATTTAGTTGGATTTTTTCTTTGTTTTTCTTGATGGAGACATCTTTTTGCTTCTTTACCAGCTCATCTTCAAAAAGCATACGTACCGATGGGGTATACGAATCATCGTACTGACCGCTCTTTACCGAAACGATAAATGCAATGAAAAATAAGACCGCAACTAGAACGCTGATGGCCAATAACACATAAATAACACTCATACCTACCTGAATTATGCCGTAAAACTACGGCGTGTGTACCCGATTAAATATGACTTATATCAGGTTTTGACGATTCTCTTAAAGTTTCTTAATTATCGAATGTAAACATTTGATTTATAAAAAGATAAAATAATCGTATTTCTAGAAAAAAATATAAAAATGGGGTGCCTAGGGGGTAAATAGGCCTCGGTTTGAGATCTTAGGCCTTTTTTGCGCCTTGATAGATAGAAATTAATGCGGCAACGATAATCAAATTCTTGATTATATATTGGCCGAGCAATGTAGGGGCGAATGGGCTGAAGGTAAAAGAGGCTTCGTTCAGAAGCAATAAAGTGGAAAAGGTACAGACCATATGCAATAGGGTCACGATAACGGTTTGCTTCCTAAATAAATCGAAAAGCAGGAATGTGCCGATACCGACTTCCAAAAGGGCTAGAAGTATAATTGAAACGTTCGGGGGGATAAGACCAAAGCTCAATGATGTAATGGTTTCTTTGGCCAATTCTTCGGCGGGACTTACATCGTTGAAAAATTTGAGTACTCCGAACCAGAGATATACAATGGCTATCGATATCTGAAGAAAAGAGATGTTTTTAAAATGGTTTAAAATCGAAGAGGTCTTGAAAGTTGGCATTTATACTTAAACGAGTTTGGTGGATTGTTCGTTTTACAAACCTAACTTTTTAAACGGATCCATCCCGTTTTTTTACTATGAAGTTACAAA is from Zobellia galactanivorans and encodes:
- a CDS encoding DoxX family membrane protein, giving the protein MPTFKTSSILNHFKNISFLQISIAIVYLWFGVLKFFNDVSPAEELAKETITSLSFGLIPPNVSIILLALLEVGIGTFLLFDLFRKQTVIVTLLHMVCTFSTLLLLNEASFTFSPFAPTLLGQYIIKNLIIVAALISIYQGAKKA
- a CDS encoding cbb3-type cytochrome c oxidase N-terminal domain-containing protein, whose amino-acid sequence is MKNTSTWWIKIPLIFFLIFGLTEFFVDSGEIPAFIKYPMVQVFLVFILFLLIVIAVITRAIENVMFQTLSKEGQERYIAAKSKSFQWEWGQKVYQKLLGSKPIEKEEEIILDHNYDGIRELDNNLPPWWVYLFYASIVFAVVYLARFHVFNDYNQDQEYEQEVAAAQLEIEAYKKTAKGLVDANTVELLTDAGDLKAGQTIFESNCIACHMADGGGGIGPNLTDQHWILGGGIKNVFHTISEGGRDGKGMIAWKQTLKPAEIAQVASYVLSFQGTTPANPKPAEGDLWVDPNATEQPAPAQENSTEQVIDSTSVTVN
- the ccoS gene encoding cbb3-type cytochrome oxidase assembly protein CcoS, with translation MSVIYVLLAISVLVAVLFFIAFIVSVKSGQYDDSYTPSVRMLFEDELVKKQKDVSIKKNKEKIQLNKQV
- the ccoN gene encoding cytochrome-c oxidase, cbb3-type subunit I, translating into MEVQQFYYDNKIVKNFLYATMFWGIVGMSVGLLLAFMFMFPNLTDGISWLSFGRLRPLHTNAVIFAFVGNAIFAGVYYSTQRLLKARMYSDFLSKFNFWGWQAIIVSAAITLPLGYTSTKEYAELEWPIDIAITLVWVAFGANLIGTMLKRRQRHLYVAIWFYLATFVTVAVLHIFNNLELPVSALKSYSVYAGVQDALVQWWYGHNAVAFFLTTPFLGLMYYYVPKAANRPVYSYRLSIVHFWSLIFIYIWAGPHHLLYSALPDWAQNLGVAFSIMLLAPSWGGMINGLLTLRGAWDKVRTDPVLKFMVVAITGYGMATFEGPMLSLKNVNAIAHFSDWIIAHVHVGALAWNGFLTFGMIYWLVPKMTKNKLFSTSLANFHFWIGTLGIILYTLPMYVAGFTQALMWKDFNPDGTLVYGNFLETVHEIMPMYWMRAIGGTLYITGACVMIYNVVRTIRSGSTIEDELAEAAALTRVSKHRTAGETFHTWLERKPIQLTILATVAILIGGIIQIVPTLLVKSNIPTITSVKPYTPLELEGRDLYIREGCVSCHSQMVRPFRSEVERYGEYAKAGEFVYDHPFLWGSKRTGPDLLRVGGKYSDNWHLNHMYDPQSTSSGSIMPSYSWLVRNKHDRSDIQKKMKAMVTLGVPYTEEEIENADALMDAQAEKIEKNLYTDPDFAKNYEADKANAAENGEEFIEMRDREIVALIAYLQRLGTDIKVKETGEILSDNKN
- a CDS encoding cytochrome cbb3 oxidase subunit CcoQ, which translates into the protein MLKFVKGYMESIDGVATYPMISLLIFFVFFTLLFWWVFTASKSYIKEVSELPLEEDNQQNLEL